The Acropora muricata isolate sample 2 chromosome 5, ASM3666990v1, whole genome shotgun sequence genome includes a window with the following:
- the LOC136917789 gene encoding protein NLRC3-like isoform X2, with translation MASNVCLHEDHDPNHGSSKLRVTILASEWGSSKGGLSTINRELAIQLAKFSCAEVTFFLPKCSDEDKKAAATHSVSILTAVRRPGYRDELDWLSFPPQNLRIDVVVGHGVKLGHQAQIIRESHKCKWVQIVHTDPEELGMFKCYENPISTGEQKHHDEVELCQMADFVVAIGPKLTKAFHRYLSWCKKDVFQLTPGVFSDFSSVQLETLYPVKREQCSVLVFGRGDDEDFELKGFDIAARSVAALSDTNLYFVGAPYGKHEEIAKCFVDLGIPAKRLKVRGYIDSREDLKRLFCEVDLVLMPSRTEGFGLTGLEALSAGLPVLVSQNSGFGEALHSLPFGSFFVIDSEDPSTWTAAIESTWNRDRKSLIDEVKAVHCSYGKRYSWSEQCKHLIEKMFKFVDVTSSETKITAQAVGEREVEQNEDVPGTSSETEITAQVAGTRKRKLNEDFTGIQGTSSETEVTAQVVGSRKRILDEDFTGTSSETKITAQAVGEREVEQNENVPGTSSELHIIAKALVARKQKLNENSTARASYPSHVIEGIRQVYQKCEGVILPVPWCDDFNFQIEDIFTRLRIVAKEKTRGIATMKEVTNMTSIFTPHECCKQPLIVLIEGEPGMGKTTYCQKLVFDWASKQCGEWDKSFPRVDVLLFLRCRIIKSTIWNAIEEQILPDEIEPGEKEMFFQFLKENPSKVMLVLDGLDEADPQKLEMFLKPIQRKLLPGCYIVLTSRQQTGNKVRPYTDALLEIVGFTITDAECYIRKYFQHSEQLAEGLISKVELDKDLRKLTQNPLNTLLLCVIFEDLKGVLPTNRTQLYEEIVLFILRRYENKNSLSNRGKDLLLVYKKELMILGETALDCLRKGELYFDDHKGDIKEGLLKKFGFLTIQSGGSKRAPCDRYGFMHKSFQEFFSGYFLAFSVIDDVTDFHSILDNRRYKFQLDDSCYIFKVSHVFKFMCGIIALRSEETTVSHVQTIASIANETPRRVDFTYLRFAHTLINECKTISGELFTKLVRTLGESLEVVHVKGGPSSFRYGCSECMEIFFQALTFNSTLSTLSLSEWDFSTEVTNRLAQALRVNTSLSSLDLEDNSIGVEGANSLAQALRVNTSLSCLRLHHNSISAEGANSLAQALRVNTSLSSLVLDGNAIGDEGAISLAQALRVNTSLSSLVLDDNSIGDEGAISLAQALRVNTSLSSLVLDDNSIGDEGVISLAQALRVNTSLSSLRLSHNSVTAEGANSLAQALRVNTSLSSLALCWNCIGDEGANSIAQALRVNTSLSALDLGWNSIGDEGANSIAQVLRVNTSLSSLSLCDNSVNAETAQAIRANPSFSSFDFPYNFISEEGAGALSQALSVNTSVRLL, from the exons ATGGCATCTAATGTGTGTCTACATGAAGACCATGACCCAAATCATGGCTCCAGCAAGCTCCGAGTCACCATTTTGGCTTCTGAGTGGGGATCCAGTAAAGGAGGCCTCTCCACCATAAACAGAGAGTTGGCCATTCAGttagccaaattttcttgtGCTGAAGTTACCTTCTTTTTGCCGAAATGCTCTGACGAGGACAAGAAAGCAGCTGCTACCCATAGTGTTTCCATTCTTACAGCAGTAAGACGACCTGGTTACCGTGATGAATTGGACTGGCTTAGCTTTCCGCCACAGAATTTGAGGATAGATGTGGTTGTTGGTCATGGAGTGAAACTTGGTCACCAGGCCCAAATTATTCGTGAATCTCACAAATGCAAGTGGGTTCAGATTGTACACACTGACCCAGAGGAACTTGGAATGTTCAAATGTTATGAGAATCCAATCTCAACAGGAGAACAAAAGCATCACGATGAGGTTGAGCTATGCCAAATGGCAGATTTTGTAGTCGCCATTGGACCCAAGTTGACCAAAGCCTTTCACAGGTACCTAAGCTGGTGCAAGAAAGATGTTTTTCAATTAACCCCTGGTGTTTTTTCTGACTTTTCTAGTGTTCAACTAGAAACTCTATATCCTGTCAAAAGAGAACAGTGCAGTGTTTTGGTGTTTGGTCGTGGAGATGATGAAGATTTTGAGTTAAAGGGATTTGACATTGCAGCAAGATCTGTTGCTGCCTTGTCTGACACTAACCTTTACTTCGTGGGAGCACCCTACGGAAAACATGAGGAGATTGCCAAGTGTTTTGTTGATTTGGGTATTCCTGCAAAACGTCTGAAGGTGAGAGGTTACATTGATAGCCGAGAAGATTTAAAGCGGTTATTTTGTGAGGTGGATCTTGTGCTGATGCCATCAAGGACAGAAGGATTCGGCTTGACAGGGCTGGAGGCCTTGTCAGCTGGGCTTCCTGTACTTGTTAGCCAAAACTCCGGTTTTGGAGAAGCGCTGCATAGTTTACCATTTGGTTCTTTCTTTGTCATTGACTCTGAGGATCCCAGCACATGGACAGCAGCCATCGAGAGCACCTGGAACAGAGACAGAAAGTCACTTATTGATGAGGTTAAGGCTGTGCATTGTTCCTATGGTAAAAGATACAGTTGGTCTGAACAGTGCAAACATCTTATTGAAAAGATGTTCAAATTTGTTGATG TAACTTCCTCTGAGACTAAGATCACAGCACAGGCAGTCGGAGAGAGGGAGGTGGAACAAAATGAGGACGTCCCAG GAACTTCCTCTGAGACTGAGATCACAGCACAAGTAGCAGGGACAAGGAAGCGGAAACTGAATGAAGACTTCACAGGTATACAAG GGACTTCCTCTGAGACTGAGGTCACAGCACAGGTAGTGGGGTCAAGGAAGCGGATACTGGATGAAGACTTCACAG GAACTTCCTCTGAGACTAAGATCACAGCACAGGCAGTCGGAGAGAGGGAGGTGGAACAAAATGAGAACGTCCCAG GAACTTCCTCTGAGCTTCATATCATAGCAAAGGCATTGGTAGCAAGGAAGCAGAAACTGAATGAGAACTCCACAG CTCGTGCTTCGTATCCAAGCCACGTAATAGAGGGAATACGACAAGTTTACCAGAAGTGTGAAGGGGTGATTTTGCCAGTTCCTTGGTGTGACGATTTCAATTTCCAGATAGAGGACATTTTCACCAGACTTAGGAtagttgcaaaagaaaagacacgCGGAATAGCGACCATGAAAGAAGTCACCAACATGACAAGTatcttcacaccacacgagTGTTGCAAACAGCCGCTGATTGTGTTGATTGAAGGCGAACCTGGTATGGGTAAGACCACCTATTGCCAAAAATTGGTATTTGATTGGGCAAGCAAACAGTGTGGCGAATGGGATAAGTCCTTTCCAAGGGTTGATGTGCTCCTGTTCCTCAGATGTCGTATAATCAAATCTACCATATGGAACGCTATTGAAGAACAAATTCTGCCAGATGAAATTGAGCCgggtgaaaaagaaatgtttttccagttcttgaaagaaaatcccTCCAAGGTGATGCTTGTGCTCGATGGGTTAGATGAGGCAGACCCACAAAAACTGGAAATGTTCTTGAAACCTATTCAAAGGAAGCTGCTTCCTGGCTGTTACATTGTTCTCACGTCTCGCCAGCAAACGGGGAATAAAGTGAGGCCGTACACCGATGCATTGTTAGAGATTGTGGGATTCACAATAACTGATGCGGAGTGTTACATTAGAAAGTATTTTCAGCACTCGGAACAGTTGGCAGAAGGACTTATCTCAAAAGTTGAATTAGATAAGGATTTAAGGAAACTAACGCAAAATCCATTAAACACTCTTCTGCTCTGTGTTATCTTCGAAGATTTAAAGGGAGTTCTACCAACCAACAGGACGCAGCTTTACGAAGAGattgttctttttattttgagacGTTACGAAAATAAGAACAGCTTGTCAAATAGAGGTAAAGACCTTTTATTAGTTTACAAGAAGGAGCTGATGATCCTAGGGGAAACTGCGCTAGATTGTCTGCGTAAAGGAGAGCTGTATTTTGATGACCACAAAGGGGATATCAAGGAGGGTTTGTTGAAGAAGTTTGGCTTTCTCACGATCCAGTCTGGTGGTAGCAAGAGAGCTCCTTGCGATCGTTACGGTTTTATGCACAAaagttttcaagaattcttttctgGTTACTTTCTTGCCTTTTCTGTTATTGATGACGTTACGGACTTTCACTCAATACTGGACAATAGGCGTTACAAATTTCAACTGGACGATAGTTGTTACATCTTTAAAGTATCCCATGTTTTTAAATTCATGTGTGGAATCATAGCTCTGCGATCCGAAGAAACTACAGTGTCACATGTACAAACTATAGCTTCAATTGCGAATGAGACACCGCGCCGTGTAGATTTTACATACTTAAGGTTTGCTCATACCTTAATTAATGAATGCAAAACTATTTCAGGAGAGCTTTTCACAAAATTAGTTCGTACCCTTGGGGAGAGTCTTGAGGTGGTTCATGTGAAAGGGGGGCCTTCCTCGTTTCGATATGGGTGTAGTGAATGTATGGAGATATTTTTCCAGGCCCTGACCTTTAACTCCACCCTTTCAACCTTGAGCTTGTCAGAGTGGGATTTTAGTACTGAGGTTACCAATAGGCtcgctcaggccctcagagtaaacacctctctttcttctttggactTGGAGGACAACTCCATTGGTGTTGAGGGAGccaattcacttgctcaggccctcagagtcaACACTTCTCTTTCTTGTTTGCGCTTGCATCACAATTCCATTAGTGCTGAGGGAGccaattcacttgctcaggctcTCAGAGtcaacacctctctttcttctttggttttGGATGGCAAcgccattggtgatgagggagccaTTTCACtcgctcaggccctcagagtcaacacctctctttcttctttggttttggatgacaactccattggtgatgagggagccaTTTCACtcgctcaggccctcagagtcaacacctctctttcttctttggttttggatgacaactccattggtgatgagggagtcATTTCACtcgctcaggccctcagagtcaacacctctctttcttctttgcgTTTGTCTCACAATTCTGTCACtgctgagggagcaaattcacttgctcaggccctcagagttaacacctctctttcttctttggctTTGTGCTGGAATtgcattggtgatgagggagcaaattcaattgctcaggccctcagagttaACACCTCTCTTTCTGCTTTGGATTTGGGTTGgaattccattggtgatgagggagcaaattcaatTGCTCAGgtcctcagagtaaacacctctctctCTTCTTTGAGTTTGTGTGACAATTCCGTTAACGCTGAGACAGCACAGGCCATTAGAGCAAAcccctctttttcttcttttgatttTCCTTACAATTTCATTAGTGAAGAGGGAGCAGGTGCACTTTCCCAGGCCCTTAGCGTGAACACCTCTGTCCGTCTTCTTTAA
- the LOC136917789 gene encoding protein NLRC3-like isoform X1: MASNVCLHEDHDPNHGSSKLRVTILASEWGSSKGGLSTINRELAIQLAKFSCAEVTFFLPKCSDEDKKAAATHSVSILTAVRRPGYRDELDWLSFPPQNLRIDVVVGHGVKLGHQAQIIRESHKCKWVQIVHTDPEELGMFKCYENPISTGEQKHHDEVELCQMADFVVAIGPKLTKAFHRYLSWCKKDVFQLTPGVFSDFSSVQLETLYPVKREQCSVLVFGRGDDEDFELKGFDIAARSVAALSDTNLYFVGAPYGKHEEIAKCFVDLGIPAKRLKVRGYIDSREDLKRLFCEVDLVLMPSRTEGFGLTGLEALSAGLPVLVSQNSGFGEALHSLPFGSFFVIDSEDPSTWTAAIESTWNRDRKSLIDEVKAVHCSYGKRYSWSEQCKHLIEKMFKFVDVTSSETKITAQAVGEREVEQNEDVPGTSSETEITAQVAGTRKRKLNEDFTGTSSETEVTAQVVGSRKRILDEDFTGIQGTSSETKITAQAVGEREVEQNENVPGTSSELHIIAKALVARKQKLNENSTARASYPSHVIEGIRQVYQKCEGVILPVPWCDDFNFQIEDIFTRLRIVAKEKTRGIATMKEVTNMTSIFTPHECCKQPLIVLIEGEPGMGKTTYCQKLVFDWASKQCGEWDKSFPRVDVLLFLRCRIIKSTIWNAIEEQILPDEIEPGEKEMFFQFLKENPSKVMLVLDGLDEADPQKLEMFLKPIQRKLLPGCYIVLTSRQQTGNKVRPYTDALLEIVGFTITDAECYIRKYFQHSEQLAEGLISKVELDKDLRKLTQNPLNTLLLCVIFEDLKGVLPTNRTQLYEEIVLFILRRYENKNSLSNRGKDLLLVYKKELMILGETALDCLRKGELYFDDHKGDIKEGLLKKFGFLTIQSGGSKRAPCDRYGFMHKSFQEFFSGYFLAFSVIDDVTDFHSILDNRRYKFQLDDSCYIFKVSHVFKFMCGIIALRSEETTVSHVQTIASIANETPRRVDFTYLRFAHTLINECKTISGELFTKLVRTLGESLEVVHVKGGPSSFRYGCSECMEIFFQALTFNSTLSTLSLSEWDFSTEVTNRLAQALRVNTSLSSLDLEDNSIGVEGANSLAQALRVNTSLSCLRLHHNSISAEGANSLAQALRVNTSLSSLVLDGNAIGDEGAISLAQALRVNTSLSSLVLDDNSIGDEGAISLAQALRVNTSLSSLVLDDNSIGDEGVISLAQALRVNTSLSSLRLSHNSVTAEGANSLAQALRVNTSLSSLALCWNCIGDEGANSIAQALRVNTSLSALDLGWNSIGDEGANSIAQVLRVNTSLSSLSLCDNSVNAETAQAIRANPSFSSFDFPYNFISEEGAGALSQALSVNTSVRLL; encoded by the exons ATGGCATCTAATGTGTGTCTACATGAAGACCATGACCCAAATCATGGCTCCAGCAAGCTCCGAGTCACCATTTTGGCTTCTGAGTGGGGATCCAGTAAAGGAGGCCTCTCCACCATAAACAGAGAGTTGGCCATTCAGttagccaaattttcttgtGCTGAAGTTACCTTCTTTTTGCCGAAATGCTCTGACGAGGACAAGAAAGCAGCTGCTACCCATAGTGTTTCCATTCTTACAGCAGTAAGACGACCTGGTTACCGTGATGAATTGGACTGGCTTAGCTTTCCGCCACAGAATTTGAGGATAGATGTGGTTGTTGGTCATGGAGTGAAACTTGGTCACCAGGCCCAAATTATTCGTGAATCTCACAAATGCAAGTGGGTTCAGATTGTACACACTGACCCAGAGGAACTTGGAATGTTCAAATGTTATGAGAATCCAATCTCAACAGGAGAACAAAAGCATCACGATGAGGTTGAGCTATGCCAAATGGCAGATTTTGTAGTCGCCATTGGACCCAAGTTGACCAAAGCCTTTCACAGGTACCTAAGCTGGTGCAAGAAAGATGTTTTTCAATTAACCCCTGGTGTTTTTTCTGACTTTTCTAGTGTTCAACTAGAAACTCTATATCCTGTCAAAAGAGAACAGTGCAGTGTTTTGGTGTTTGGTCGTGGAGATGATGAAGATTTTGAGTTAAAGGGATTTGACATTGCAGCAAGATCTGTTGCTGCCTTGTCTGACACTAACCTTTACTTCGTGGGAGCACCCTACGGAAAACATGAGGAGATTGCCAAGTGTTTTGTTGATTTGGGTATTCCTGCAAAACGTCTGAAGGTGAGAGGTTACATTGATAGCCGAGAAGATTTAAAGCGGTTATTTTGTGAGGTGGATCTTGTGCTGATGCCATCAAGGACAGAAGGATTCGGCTTGACAGGGCTGGAGGCCTTGTCAGCTGGGCTTCCTGTACTTGTTAGCCAAAACTCCGGTTTTGGAGAAGCGCTGCATAGTTTACCATTTGGTTCTTTCTTTGTCATTGACTCTGAGGATCCCAGCACATGGACAGCAGCCATCGAGAGCACCTGGAACAGAGACAGAAAGTCACTTATTGATGAGGTTAAGGCTGTGCATTGTTCCTATGGTAAAAGATACAGTTGGTCTGAACAGTGCAAACATCTTATTGAAAAGATGTTCAAATTTGTTGATG TAACTTCCTCTGAGACTAAGATCACAGCACAGGCAGTCGGAGAGAGGGAGGTGGAACAAAATGAGGACGTCCCAG GAACTTCCTCTGAGACTGAGATCACAGCACAAGTAGCAGGGACAAGGAAGCGGAAACTGAATGAAGACTTCACAG GGACTTCCTCTGAGACTGAGGTCACAGCACAGGTAGTGGGGTCAAGGAAGCGGATACTGGATGAAGACTTCACAGGTATACAAG GAACTTCCTCTGAGACTAAGATCACAGCACAGGCAGTCGGAGAGAGGGAGGTGGAACAAAATGAGAACGTCCCAG GAACTTCCTCTGAGCTTCATATCATAGCAAAGGCATTGGTAGCAAGGAAGCAGAAACTGAATGAGAACTCCACAG CTCGTGCTTCGTATCCAAGCCACGTAATAGAGGGAATACGACAAGTTTACCAGAAGTGTGAAGGGGTGATTTTGCCAGTTCCTTGGTGTGACGATTTCAATTTCCAGATAGAGGACATTTTCACCAGACTTAGGAtagttgcaaaagaaaagacacgCGGAATAGCGACCATGAAAGAAGTCACCAACATGACAAGTatcttcacaccacacgagTGTTGCAAACAGCCGCTGATTGTGTTGATTGAAGGCGAACCTGGTATGGGTAAGACCACCTATTGCCAAAAATTGGTATTTGATTGGGCAAGCAAACAGTGTGGCGAATGGGATAAGTCCTTTCCAAGGGTTGATGTGCTCCTGTTCCTCAGATGTCGTATAATCAAATCTACCATATGGAACGCTATTGAAGAACAAATTCTGCCAGATGAAATTGAGCCgggtgaaaaagaaatgtttttccagttcttgaaagaaaatcccTCCAAGGTGATGCTTGTGCTCGATGGGTTAGATGAGGCAGACCCACAAAAACTGGAAATGTTCTTGAAACCTATTCAAAGGAAGCTGCTTCCTGGCTGTTACATTGTTCTCACGTCTCGCCAGCAAACGGGGAATAAAGTGAGGCCGTACACCGATGCATTGTTAGAGATTGTGGGATTCACAATAACTGATGCGGAGTGTTACATTAGAAAGTATTTTCAGCACTCGGAACAGTTGGCAGAAGGACTTATCTCAAAAGTTGAATTAGATAAGGATTTAAGGAAACTAACGCAAAATCCATTAAACACTCTTCTGCTCTGTGTTATCTTCGAAGATTTAAAGGGAGTTCTACCAACCAACAGGACGCAGCTTTACGAAGAGattgttctttttattttgagacGTTACGAAAATAAGAACAGCTTGTCAAATAGAGGTAAAGACCTTTTATTAGTTTACAAGAAGGAGCTGATGATCCTAGGGGAAACTGCGCTAGATTGTCTGCGTAAAGGAGAGCTGTATTTTGATGACCACAAAGGGGATATCAAGGAGGGTTTGTTGAAGAAGTTTGGCTTTCTCACGATCCAGTCTGGTGGTAGCAAGAGAGCTCCTTGCGATCGTTACGGTTTTATGCACAAaagttttcaagaattcttttctgGTTACTTTCTTGCCTTTTCTGTTATTGATGACGTTACGGACTTTCACTCAATACTGGACAATAGGCGTTACAAATTTCAACTGGACGATAGTTGTTACATCTTTAAAGTATCCCATGTTTTTAAATTCATGTGTGGAATCATAGCTCTGCGATCCGAAGAAACTACAGTGTCACATGTACAAACTATAGCTTCAATTGCGAATGAGACACCGCGCCGTGTAGATTTTACATACTTAAGGTTTGCTCATACCTTAATTAATGAATGCAAAACTATTTCAGGAGAGCTTTTCACAAAATTAGTTCGTACCCTTGGGGAGAGTCTTGAGGTGGTTCATGTGAAAGGGGGGCCTTCCTCGTTTCGATATGGGTGTAGTGAATGTATGGAGATATTTTTCCAGGCCCTGACCTTTAACTCCACCCTTTCAACCTTGAGCTTGTCAGAGTGGGATTTTAGTACTGAGGTTACCAATAGGCtcgctcaggccctcagagtaaacacctctctttcttctttggactTGGAGGACAACTCCATTGGTGTTGAGGGAGccaattcacttgctcaggccctcagagtcaACACTTCTCTTTCTTGTTTGCGCTTGCATCACAATTCCATTAGTGCTGAGGGAGccaattcacttgctcaggctcTCAGAGtcaacacctctctttcttctttggttttGGATGGCAAcgccattggtgatgagggagccaTTTCACtcgctcaggccctcagagtcaacacctctctttcttctttggttttggatgacaactccattggtgatgagggagccaTTTCACtcgctcaggccctcagagtcaacacctctctttcttctttggttttggatgacaactccattggtgatgagggagtcATTTCACtcgctcaggccctcagagtcaacacctctctttcttctttgcgTTTGTCTCACAATTCTGTCACtgctgagggagcaaattcacttgctcaggccctcagagttaacacctctctttcttctttggctTTGTGCTGGAATtgcattggtgatgagggagcaaattcaattgctcaggccctcagagttaACACCTCTCTTTCTGCTTTGGATTTGGGTTGgaattccattggtgatgagggagcaaattcaatTGCTCAGgtcctcagagtaaacacctctctctCTTCTTTGAGTTTGTGTGACAATTCCGTTAACGCTGAGACAGCACAGGCCATTAGAGCAAAcccctctttttcttcttttgatttTCCTTACAATTTCATTAGTGAAGAGGGAGCAGGTGCACTTTCCCAGGCCCTTAGCGTGAACACCTCTGTCCGTCTTCTTTAA